Proteins co-encoded in one Nicotiana sylvestris chromosome 7, ASM39365v2, whole genome shotgun sequence genomic window:
- the LOC138873644 gene encoding uncharacterized protein, giving the protein MVELLKDYDITILYHPGKANVVADALSRKMESLGSLAYLLAAKRPLAWDVQVLSNQFVRLDVLEPSRVLACVVSRSFIYDFIREHRCKDDYVYPIWMGYVSLFFRRRYCIHPGAAKMYQDFMQHYWWRRMKKDIVEYVVQCLNFQQVKYEHQRPRGLPQRLEIPELK; this is encoded by the exons ATggtagagttgcttaaggactatgatatcaccattctatatcatcccgggaaggctaatgtggtggccgatgccttgagtcgaaaGATGGAGAGCTTGGGCAGTTTAGCATATCTACTGGCAGCGAAGAGGCCATTAGCATGGGATGTTCAGGTCTTGtccaaccagtttgttagattaGATGTCTTGGaacccagtcgggttctagcttgcgtggtttctcggtcctTTATATATGATTTCATAAGAGAGCATCG ATGCAAGGACGATTATGTGTATCCAATATGGATGGGTTACGTGAGTTTATTCTTTAGAAGGCGGTACtgcattcatccgggtgccgctaagatgtatcaggattttatgcaacactattggtggaggagaatgaagaaggatatagtggagtatgtagTTCAGTGCCTAAAttttcagcaggtgaagtatgagcaccagagaccaagaGGTTTGCCTCAACGACTGGAGATTCCTGAGTTGAAATGA